One stretch of Oceanivirga salmonicida DNA includes these proteins:
- a CDS encoding GTPase yields MSTKICTGCAEILQTEDINKKGYIPIEKYLLGDKLICRRCFRLKNYSEIPNETEDKNLYSEIVRKTISNVDIVMPIFDAIDLEPSMTNEILDLLENNRVFVVLNKIDLLPKYYVKTEIARWFKNILIDENIFPEQESYISAKSNFGLNGILKKLKTMARDKKDIKVAVIGASNVGKSSILNRLLNKNNLTVSKFSGTTKGSIKNKIKFKDITITFYDTPGLIPEGRIQSLLNPKKAVKLVPNKEISRKTFKLKENQYFMLSNLVYFRVNSDCEIQVFASKNIEFHVTSKEKYSELLNRDFFKLLSKEETEEYLKNTFITKDIILEKGYDLSIGGLGFIEVKKGEFNISITAPENVLIKQRNSISKFNKMEEDEEILW; encoded by the coding sequence ATGAGTACAAAAATATGTACAGGTTGTGCAGAAATATTGCAAACAGAAGATATAAATAAAAAAGGGTATATTCCTATTGAAAAATATTTATTAGGAGATAAATTAATATGTAGAAGATGTTTCAGATTAAAAAATTATTCTGAAATACCTAATGAAACAGAAGATAAAAATCTTTATTCGGAAATTGTTAGAAAGACAATAAGTAATGTAGATATAGTTATGCCTATTTTTGATGCAATAGATTTAGAGCCATCAATGACTAATGAAATTTTAGATTTATTAGAGAATAACCGTGTATTTGTTGTTCTTAATAAAATAGATTTATTACCTAAATATTATGTTAAAACTGAAATTGCAAGATGGTTTAAAAATATTTTAATAGATGAAAATATTTTTCCAGAACAAGAATCATATATCTCAGCAAAGTCAAATTTTGGTTTAAATGGAATATTAAAAAAGCTTAAAACTATGGCAAGAGATAAAAAGGATATAAAGGTTGCTGTTATTGGAGCATCTAATGTAGGAAAATCTTCAATATTAAATAGATTACTTAATAAAAATAATTTAACAGTTTCTAAATTTTCAGGAACAACAAAAGGAAGTATAAAAAATAAGATTAAATTTAAAGATATTACTATTACTTTTTATGATACACCTGGACTTATACCTGAAGGTAGAATTCAAAGTTTATTAAATCCTAAAAAGGCAGTTAAGTTAGTACCTAATAAAGAAATTTCAAGAAAAACATTTAAATTAAAAGAAAATCAGTATTTTATGTTATCAAATTTAGTTTATTTTAGAGTAAATTCTGATTGTGAAATACAAGTTTTTGCTTCAAAAAATATAGAGTTTCATGTAACTAGTAAAGAAAAATATTCTGAACTTTTAAATAGAGATTTTTTTAAATTATTATCAAAAGAAGAAACAGAAGAATATCTGAAAAATACTTTTATAACAAAAGATATTATTTTAGAAAAAGGCTACGATTTAAGTATAGGTGGGCTAGGGTTTATAGAAGTAAAAAAAGGCGAGTTTAATATTAGTATAACTGCACCTGAGAATGTGTTAATAAAACAAAGAAATAGCATATCTAAATTTAATAAAATGGAAGAAGATGAAGAAATATTATGGTAA
- the ychF gene encoding redox-regulated ATPase YchF, whose translation MIGIGIVGLPNVGKSTLFNAITKSSNALAANYPFATIEPNVGTVPVPDYRMDKLIKLVNPKSTVSATVKFVDIAGLVKGASKGEGLGNKFLTNIRNTQAICQVVRCFENDDIIHVDGSVDPIRDIETINLELIFADIETIEKARQKNSKLAKSGDKNAKLLVETLEKCMKHLENEKLLSSLELDENELELINVYQFLTIKPMMYALNVSEEDLASHVDNKYVKKVREYIKDKEIEIVIFSAKVEAELIEIEDEELRKEFLESLGVSEPSLNRLISTGYRLLGLITFFTAGEKEVRAWTITKGTNAQNSAAEIHTDIQKGFIRAEVVDFDKFIENEGWQKSKINADMRLEGKEYIVQDGDVMYFRFNV comes from the coding sequence ATGATAGGAATAGGTATAGTAGGATTACCAAATGTTGGGAAATCAACCTTATTTAATGCAATAACTAAGTCTAGTAATGCATTAGCAGCAAATTATCCATTTGCAACAATAGAGCCTAATGTAGGAACGGTTCCAGTACCAGATTATAGAATGGATAAATTAATAAAATTAGTAAACCCAAAATCTACTGTATCAGCAACAGTAAAATTTGTTGATATAGCAGGATTAGTAAAAGGGGCATCAAAAGGAGAAGGCTTAGGGAATAAATTTTTAACTAATATAAGAAATACACAAGCTATATGTCAAGTTGTTAGATGCTTTGAAAATGATGATATAATACATGTTGATGGTAGTGTTGATCCTATAAGAGACATTGAAACTATAAATTTAGAGTTAATTTTTGCAGACATAGAAACTATTGAAAAGGCAAGACAAAAAAATTCTAAATTGGCTAAAAGTGGAGATAAGAATGCTAAATTATTGGTAGAAACTTTAGAAAAATGTATGAAACATTTAGAAAACGAAAAATTATTATCTTCGTTAGAATTGGATGAAAATGAATTAGAACTTATAAATGTGTATCAATTTTTAACAATAAAACCTATGATGTATGCACTTAATGTTTCAGAAGAAGATTTAGCAAGTCATGTTGACAATAAGTATGTAAAAAAAGTAAGAGAATATATCAAGGATAAAGAAATTGAAATAGTTATATTTTCAGCAAAAGTTGAAGCTGAACTTATAGAAATAGAAGATGAAGAATTAAGAAAAGAATTTTTAGAAAGTTTAGGAGTAAGTGAACCAAGTCTTAATAGATTAATATCAACAGGATATAGACTATTAGGTTTAATAACTTTTTTTACAGCAGGTGAAAAAGAAGTTAGAGCATGGACTATTACAAAAGGAACTAATGCACAAAATTCAGCAGCAGAAATACATACTGACATACAAAAAGGATTTATTAGAGCAGAAGTTGTTGATTTTGATAAGTTTATTGAAAATGAAGGTTGGCAAAAATCAAAAATTAATGCTGATATGAGATTAGAGGGAAAAGAATATATAGTACAAGACGGAGACGTAATGTATTTTAGGTTTAATGTATAA
- a CDS encoding MBL fold metallo-hydrolase, translating to MRLVKLKISVLGSGSAGNSSFIEIGGKKILVDVGYSMKKINEKLSTINESLENIDAIFVTHDHGDHIKSFGAISRKYDIPLYVNKKSLNEVLHKMGKIDISKINLLEDKKIFFDNILIENFDVMHDSAHNLGYSFHYRNKKLTYVTDIGKITNIVKMACMESDILAFESNYDVDMLLGGDYPWTLKNRVKSNVGHISNAEASKLFHDVSNNKLKKIILLHLSSDNNRPEIALDTARKSVLSHTDIIVSTQEPTKLYKLDK from the coding sequence GTGAGATTAGTAAAGTTGAAAATATCAGTACTAGGTAGTGGAAGTGCAGGAAATTCGAGTTTTATAGAAATAGGTGGAAAAAAAATCTTAGTTGATGTTGGTTATAGTATGAAAAAAATAAATGAAAAGCTATCTACAATAAATGAAAGTTTAGAAAATATTGATGCAATATTTGTAACACACGATCATGGTGATCACATAAAATCTTTTGGTGCAATTTCAAGAAAATATGATATTCCTTTATATGTTAATAAGAAATCACTTAATGAAGTATTACATAAAATGGGTAAAATCGATATTTCAAAAATTAATTTATTAGAAGATAAAAAGATTTTTTTTGATAATATACTAATTGAAAATTTTGATGTAATGCATGATTCAGCACATAATTTAGGGTATAGTTTTCATTATAGAAATAAGAAATTAACTTATGTAACTGACATAGGTAAAATAACAAATATTGTTAAAATGGCATGTATGGAAAGCGATATATTGGCTTTTGAGAGTAATTATGATGTAGATATGTTACTAGGTGGAGATTATCCTTGGACTTTAAAAAATAGAGTTAAAAGTAATGTAGGTCATATTTCAAATGCTGAAGCATCAAAATTATTTCATGACGTATCAAATAATAAATTAAAAAAAATTATTTTGCTTCATTTAAGTTCAGATAATAATAGACCTGAAATAGCATTAGATACAGCAAGAAAAAGTGTATTATCACATACAGATATAATAGTAAGTACACAAGAACCAACAAAATTATATAAATTAGATAAGTAG